In the Lepisosteus oculatus isolate fLepOcu1 chromosome 6, fLepOcu1.hap2, whole genome shotgun sequence genome, one interval contains:
- the tmem236 gene encoding transmembrane protein 236 — MGSGKKIKFAFCEIVQFAALCIPVFVVMQRFASIVKQVKEAGMQDGDASTAYWLIVASSVAYVTSVALVIWVPMKYMIAKKRKFFTARKGWRPVTLVYVILSTLPCFAFLIASSEVQINAAERFDMLSELPVSLVLLSFICVDIIDRLRKCRLTGQNHTLEDERDADIPSPILTHLEQVTTVSGQMDVERDNDGTRIRLEANGTAPGLLGNQERQYSISGLSSRTASTAYNNSPYTSSGPFKFLHCNDTRAEIFVDSFIFWFDTVEMVRVVGHPQVYFSRWVFPIYIFSYISMLRLILKPRNPLLSSLGVILQDIPFLFIRIALISIFGYVTPLLYLFKNLFVVLAFIYFNFMTKMKMFNTERMF; from the exons ATGGGCTCGGGGAAGAAAATCAAATTTGCTTTCTGTGAAATAGTGCAGTTTGCGGCTCTGTGTATACCAGTTTTCGTTGTCATGCAGAGGTTTGCTTCCATCGTGAAACAAGTCAAAGAGGCAGGGATGCAGGATGGGGATGCTAGCACTGCGTACTGGCTCATCGTGGCTTCCTCGGTTGCTTATGTTACTTCTGTGGCCTTGGTGATTTGGGTCCCCATGAAGTACATGATAGCCAAAAAAAGAAAGTTCTTCACAGCAAGGAAAGGATG gagGCCTGTTACTCTGGTTTATGTGATCCTGTCTACATTGCCCTgctttgcctttttaattgccAGCTCTGAG GTACAGATTAATGCAGCTGAAAGGTTCGACATGTTGTCTGAGCTCCCAGTCTCACTGGTTTTGCTGTCCTTCATATGTGTTGATATCATCGATAGGCTTCGCAAATGCCGTCTTACAGGGCAGAATCATA CTTTAGAAGATGAACGGGATGCCGATATTCCAAGTCCCATTCTGACTCACTTGGAGCAAGTAACAACCGTATCAGGTCAGATGGATGTTGAAAGAGATAATGATGGCACGAGGATCAGGCTGGAAGCTAATGGAACAGCGCCAGGGCTTTTGGGAAATCAAGAaagacagtacagtatatctggccTGAGTTCCCGCACAGCAAGCACTGCTTATAACAACTCACCTTACACATCATCTGGGCCCTTCAAATTTCTGCACTGTAATGATACGAGGGCAGAGATTTTTGTAGACAGTTTCATATTCTGGTTTGACACTGTTGAGATGGTGAGAGTAGTAGGACACCCTCAAGTTTATTTTTCGCGCTGGGTTTTCCCAATATACATATTTAGCTACATCTCTATGTTGAGGCTGATTCTCAAGCCCCGAAACCCACTCCTAAGTTCACTGGGAGTCATATTGCAAgacattccttttctttttatccgAATAGCATTgatttccatttttgggtaTGTGACACCTCTGCTGTacctttttaaaaaccttttcgTGGTTCTggcttttatatattttaattttatgaccaagatgaaaatgtttaatacaGAGAGGATGTTTTAA